Proteins encoded in a region of the bacterium genome:
- the nuoK gene encoding NADH-quinone oxidoreductase subunit NuoK, with translation MITLNHYLVLAAALFVMGFAGVVLRRNTLIIFMSIELMLNAVNLAFVTFSRAWGTLDGQMAAFFVIVLAASEAAIGLAIVVLVFRRRASVQTTTLNTLRDAAHVD, from the coding sequence ATGATCACCTTGAACCATTACCTGGTGCTCGCCGCCGCCCTCTTCGTGATGGGCTTCGCCGGCGTCGTGCTGCGGCGGAACACCTTGATCATCTTCATGTCGATCGAGCTGATGCTCAACGCGGTCAATTTGGCCTTCGTGACCTTTTCCCGGGCTTGGGGAACCTTGGACGGCCAAATGGCGGCCTTTTTCGTGATCGTCCTGGCCGCCTCCGAAGCGGCGATCGGCTTGGCCATCGTGGTCCTGGTCTTCCGGCGCCGGGCCTCGGTTCAAACCACGACGCTCAACACCTTGAGGGATGCGGCCCATGTCGATTAG
- the nuoL gene encoding NADH-quinone oxidoreductase subunit L has product MRPMSISLIILFPLLGALINGGLALQASARKKPASEALVSLIGVALPLAAFAVSLYLGLPFLKGVSAPLRENLFSWIAVGNFQVDAALAIDRLSTVMILIVTGVGSLIHLYSVGYMKGDPAFARYFAYLNLFLASMLILVLAEDLLLLFVGWEGVGLCSYLLIGFWFEDAEKAYAGKKAFIVNRIGDFGFLIGIFMILATLVPQLPHAMPILNFEVLAKFAPALTGLAPLIGLFLFIGATGKSAQIPLYIWLPDAMAGPTPVSALIHAATMVTAGIYMMARLHFLFDMAPQTLEIVAVVGAATALFAALIGLVQNDIKKVLAYSTVSQLGYMFLGVGVGAYSAGVFHLMTHAFFKACLFLGSGSVIHALSGEQDIRKMGGLRKAMPITFATFLVATLAIAGIPPFSGFFSKDEILWQAFHRGHTVLWAMGLLTAALTSFYMFRLFTLTFLGEQRLTEHAKHHL; this is encoded by the coding sequence ATGCGGCCCATGTCGATTAGCTTGATCATCCTATTCCCGCTCTTGGGCGCCTTGATCAACGGCGGCTTGGCTCTGCAGGCCTCGGCCCGCAAGAAGCCGGCCTCCGAGGCCTTGGTCAGCCTGATCGGTGTCGCTTTGCCGCTGGCCGCCTTCGCCGTCTCGCTCTATTTGGGCCTGCCTTTCCTCAAGGGGGTTTCGGCCCCGCTGCGCGAAAACCTTTTCTCATGGATCGCGGTCGGAAATTTCCAAGTCGATGCCGCGCTGGCCATCGACCGCCTCTCCACCGTGATGATCTTGATCGTCACCGGGGTCGGCAGCCTCATCCACCTCTATTCGGTCGGCTACATGAAGGGCGATCCGGCCTTCGCCCGCTACTTCGCTTATCTGAACCTCTTTCTGGCCTCGATGCTCATCTTGGTCCTGGCCGAGGACTTGCTCCTCCTCTTCGTCGGTTGGGAAGGGGTGGGACTCTGCTCTTATCTCTTGATCGGCTTTTGGTTCGAGGACGCCGAGAAAGCCTATGCCGGCAAAAAGGCCTTCATCGTCAACCGGATCGGCGATTTCGGATTTCTGATCGGGATCTTCATGATCCTGGCGACGCTGGTGCCGCAGCTGCCCCACGCCATGCCGATCCTCAATTTCGAGGTGCTGGCCAAATTCGCCCCGGCCTTGACCGGCCTGGCTCCGCTGATCGGGCTCTTCCTCTTCATCGGCGCCACCGGCAAATCGGCCCAGATCCCGCTCTATATCTGGCTGCCCGACGCGATGGCCGGACCGACGCCGGTTTCGGCTCTCATCCATGCCGCGACCATGGTGACCGCCGGCATCTACATGATGGCCCGCTTGCATTTTCTCTTCGACATGGCCCCCCAGACCTTGGAGATCGTGGCGGTGGTCGGCGCCGCGACCGCGCTCTTCGCCGCCCTGATCGGCCTGGTTCAGAACGACATCAAGAAGGTCCTGGCCTATTCGACGGTCTCCCAGCTCGGCTACATGTTCTTGGGCGTCGGGGTCGGGGCCTACAGCGCCGGAGTTTTCCATTTAATGACCCACGCTTTCTTCAAGGCCTGCCTATTCCTCGGCTCGGGCTCGGTGATCCATGCCCTGAGCGGCGAGCAGGACATCCGCAAGATGGGGGGCTTACGCAAGGCCATGCCGATCACCTTCGCCACCTTTCTGGTGGCCACGCTGGCGATTGCCGGCATCCCGCCTTTCTCGGGCTTTTTCTCGAAGGATGAAATTCTTTGGCAGGCCTTCCACCGCGGCCACACCGTGCTCTGGGCGATGGGTCTGTTGACCGCGGCCCTGACCAGCTTCTACATGTTCCGGCTCTTCACCCTGACTTTCCTGGGCGAGCAGCGCCTGACCGAGCACGCCAAGCACCACCTCCA
- the nuoF gene encoding NADH-quinone oxidoreductase subunit NuoF — MTKNWGVKDSHKLSVYESNGGYRTLTKLFAMKPVDVVEEVKKSGLRGRGGAGFPTGLKWSFVPQDNPKPKYLCVNADESEPGTFKDRFIMELDPHLLLEGIIVCCYAIRSHTAYIYIRGEFVFPYHRLEEAVAEAYAKGYLGKNIQGSGYDLDVYVHRGAGAYICGEETALMESLEGKRGWPRLKPPFPAVVGLFGCPTVINNVETIAALPYIMREGADGYRKFGTEKSPGTKLFSVSGHVQRPGNYEVPLGYPLKKLIYEDCGGMRDGKALKAVIPGGSSVPVLTAAECEDLTLDYEACVAKGSMLGSGGLIVMDETVDMVKALENLAHFYSHESCGQCSPCREGTGWSYKILKRMVAGEGRPGDIEQLVANADNMAGKTICVLADALAMPIWSYVKKFRKEFEKYINL; from the coding sequence TTGACCAAAAATTGGGGCGTGAAGGATTCGCACAAGCTCTCGGTCTACGAGTCGAATGGCGGCTACCGGACCTTGACAAAGCTCTTCGCGATGAAGCCGGTCGACGTGGTCGAAGAGGTGAAGAAATCGGGTCTCCGCGGCCGCGGCGGCGCCGGCTTTCCGACCGGCCTGAAGTGGAGCTTCGTTCCCCAGGACAATCCCAAGCCCAAATACCTCTGCGTCAACGCCGACGAGAGCGAGCCCGGGACCTTCAAGGACCGTTTCATCATGGAGCTCGATCCGCACTTGCTCCTCGAGGGCATCATCGTCTGCTGCTACGCCATCCGCTCTCATACCGCCTACATCTACATCCGGGGCGAGTTCGTCTTTCCCTACCATCGTTTGGAAGAGGCCGTCGCCGAGGCCTACGCCAAGGGCTATTTGGGCAAGAACATCCAAGGCAGCGGTTACGACCTCGACGTCTACGTCCACCGCGGCGCCGGCGCCTACATCTGCGGCGAAGAGACGGCTTTGATGGAGTCGCTCGAAGGCAAGCGCGGCTGGCCCCGCTTGAAGCCGCCCTTCCCGGCGGTGGTCGGCCTCTTCGGCTGCCCCACGGTCATCAACAACGTCGAGACCATCGCCGCCTTGCCCTACATCATGAGGGAAGGCGCCGACGGCTATCGCAAGTTCGGCACCGAGAAGAGCCCCGGCACCAAGCTCTTCTCGGTCAGCGGCCACGTCCAGCGACCCGGCAACTACGAGGTTCCGCTGGGCTATCCGCTGAAGAAATTGATCTATGAGGACTGCGGCGGGATGCGCGACGGCAAGGCCTTGAAAGCCGTGATTCCCGGCGGCTCCTCGGTGCCGGTGCTCACTGCCGCCGAATGCGAGGACCTCACCCTCGATTACGAGGCTTGTGTGGCTAAGGGCTCGATGCTCGGCTCGGGCGGCCTCATCGTGATGGACGAGACCGTCGACATGGTGAAGGCCCTGGAGAATCTGGCTCATTTTTACTCCCACGAGTCCTGCGGCCAATGCAGCCCCTGCCGCGAGGGCACCGGCTGGTCCTACAAGATCCTGAAGCGAATGGTGGCGGGGGAGGGCCGGCCCGGCGACATCGAGCAGCTGGTGGCCAACGCCGACAACATGGCCGGCAAGACGATCTGCGTCCTGGCCGACGCCCTGGCCATGCCGATTTGGAGTTACGTGAAGAAATTCCGTAAGGAATTTGAGAAGTATATCAATTTGTAG
- the nuoB gene encoding NADH-quinone oxidoreductase subunit NuoB has translation MASVAENNVLTTKLSEVVAWGRKYSLWPMPYGTACCAIEFMGAVSSVFDISRFGAELVRFSPRQSDLLLVLGTINYKQAAILKKIYEQMCEPKYVIAVGACATCGGFYDNYAVVQGIDEVIPVDVYVPGCPPRPEQILLAIVKLQEKLDAQARGEKAVDQKRAADEILYSYR, from the coding sequence ATGGCATCGGTCGCTGAAAACAACGTTTTGACCACCAAGCTCAGCGAGGTCGTCGCCTGGGGCCGGAAATACAGCCTTTGGCCGATGCCCTACGGGACGGCTTGCTGCGCCATCGAGTTCATGGGCGCCGTCTCCTCGGTCTTCGACATCTCGCGCTTCGGCGCCGAGCTGGTCCGCTTCTCGCCGCGGCAGTCCGACCTGTTGCTGGTCCTGGGGACCATCAACTACAAGCAGGCGGCGATCTTGAAGAAGATCTACGAGCAGATGTGCGAGCCCAAGTACGTCATCGCGGTCGGCGCCTGCGCTACCTGCGGCGGTTTCTACGACAATTACGCGGTGGTCCAGGGCATCGACGAGGTGATCCCGGTCGACGTCTACGTCCCGGGCTGCCCGCCGCGGCCCGAGCAAATCCTGCTCGCCATCGTCAAGCTGCAGGAAAAGCTCGATGCCCAGGCCCGCGGTGAGAAGGCGGTCGACCAAAAGCGGGCGGCGGATGAAATTTTGTATTCCTATCGGTAG
- a CDS encoding molybdopterin-dependent oxidoreductase: MPTLSIDGKQVTVPDGTSVFEAARQNGIAIPHFCYHPKLSIAGNCRMCLVDIEKMPKPAISCNTVATEGMVVHTATEKVQALQKNVLEFILINHPIDCPVCDQAGECKLQQYYMDHTLTESRFREEKVKKPKKVDLGPYVMLDDERCILCTRCVRFCDEVSKTGELCVSQRGDRSTLTTFPGKQLDNKYSLNTVDICPVGALTSKPFRFQCRVWFLKSTPSICTGCSTGCNININHHDGKVYRYLPRENEAVNQCWTCDEGRLSYPFINENRIFRPALRIDDKLGPASVEDAVSEAAEAIARLAPEDAVFLGSAYESNENNAALKKLAESLGVRDLQYSAHEVENPYSDDFLIKADKNPNRAGVERLGFKKFSGGTNLKVVVALEGLSKADLKRLKEEEPVLFVLLASNQSEAAEYADVVLPAAVFAEQEGTFTNFQNRVQKFEKALEPEGEIRPAWRWIEAIARAMGQEWRIPSAESLLEESFGFGYAALGAGGKVL; the protein is encoded by the coding sequence ATGCCCACTTTAAGCATTGATGGAAAACAGGTTACAGTTCCCGACGGCACCAGCGTCTTCGAAGCCGCGCGCCAGAACGGCATCGCGATTCCCCATTTCTGCTACCACCCCAAGCTCTCGATCGCGGGCAATTGCCGGATGTGCCTGGTCGACATCGAGAAAATGCCCAAGCCGGCCATCTCCTGCAACACCGTCGCCACCGAGGGCATGGTGGTCCACACCGCCACCGAAAAGGTCCAGGCCCTGCAGAAGAACGTCCTCGAGTTCATCCTGATCAACCATCCGATCGATTGCCCGGTCTGCGACCAAGCCGGCGAGTGCAAGCTCCAGCAGTATTACATGGATCACACCCTGACCGAGTCGCGCTTCCGCGAGGAGAAGGTCAAGAAGCCGAAGAAGGTCGATCTCGGGCCCTACGTCATGCTCGATGACGAGCGCTGCATCCTCTGCACCCGCTGCGTCCGCTTTTGCGACGAGGTCAGCAAGACCGGCGAGCTCTGCGTCAGCCAGCGCGGCGATCGCTCGACTCTGACCACCTTCCCCGGCAAGCAGCTCGACAACAAGTATTCGCTCAACACCGTCGACATCTGCCCGGTCGGGGCCCTGACCAGCAAGCCCTTCCGCTTCCAATGCCGGGTCTGGTTCCTCAAGAGCACGCCCTCGATCTGCACCGGCTGCTCGACCGGCTGCAACATCAACATCAACCACCACGACGGCAAGGTCTACCGCTACCTCCCGCGGGAGAACGAAGCGGTCAATCAATGTTGGACCTGCGACGAGGGCCGGCTCTCCTATCCTTTTATCAACGAGAACCGGATCTTTCGGCCGGCGCTGCGGATCGACGACAAGCTCGGTCCGGCCAGCGTCGAGGACGCGGTCAGCGAGGCCGCCGAGGCCATCGCCCGCTTGGCCCCGGAGGACGCGGTTTTCCTGGGATCGGCCTACGAGTCCAACGAGAACAACGCCGCCCTGAAGAAGCTGGCCGAGAGCTTGGGGGTTCGCGATCTGCAGTATTCGGCCCATGAGGTCGAGAACCCTTATTCCGACGATTTTCTGATCAAGGCCGACAAGAATCCCAATCGGGCCGGCGTCGAGCGGCTGGGCTTCAAGAAATTCAGCGGCGGGACCAACCTCAAAGTGGTGGTGGCCTTGGAAGGATTGAGCAAGGCCGATCTCAAGCGATTGAAAGAGGAGGAGCCGGTGCTCTTCGTCCTCCTCGCCAGCAACCAAAGCGAGGCGGCCGAGTACGCCGACGTGGTCTTGCCGGCGGCGGTTTTCGCCGAGCAGGAAGGGACCTTCACCAATTTCCAAAACCGGGTCCAGAAATTCGAAAAAGCCTTGGAGCCGGAGGGCGAGATCCGGCCGGCTTGGCGTTGGATCGAGGCCATCGCCCGGGCGATGGGCCAGGAATGGCGAATTCCCTCGGCCGAGAGTCTGCTCGAGGAGAGCTTTGGTTTTGGCTATGCGGCGCTGGGCGCCGGAGGAAAAGTTTTATAA
- the nuoD gene encoding NADH dehydrogenase (quinone) subunit D produces the protein MSEGPHKDALSAKPVYLNLGPSHPTMHGTLRLFAELDGEIIKRSVAEFGYLHRGFEKHAENSTWTQVIPYTDRLNYVSAMMNNVGYCKAVEELIGIEIPERAKLIRVIVCEMNRIIDHLVATGTNIVDIGALTNFWYYFNVREKFYDIIEKLCGARLTTAYTRIGGLMRDIYPGFEAEMRACLKETEEAIQEVTGLLNRNKIFLNRTVGVGAFGPEDAIQYGFTGPCLRASGVPYDLRKDHPYYDYETYDFEVVVGEHGDSYDRIVVRFEEMRQSARIIEQAMARLKPGPILSDDKRVALPPKAEVYTNIEALMNHFKLIYEGIRPPAGEIYSATEAANGELGFYIVSDGSGTPYRVKCRPPCFPIYQAFPKMVEGRMISDAVAILGNLNIVAGELDR, from the coding sequence GTGAGCGAAGGCCCGCACAAGGACGCGCTCAGCGCCAAGCCGGTCTATTTGAACCTCGGTCCTTCCCACCCGACGATGCACGGGACTTTGCGCCTGTTCGCCGAGCTCGATGGCGAGATCATCAAGCGGTCGGTCGCCGAGTTCGGCTACCTCCATCGCGGCTTCGAGAAGCACGCCGAAAACTCGACCTGGACCCAGGTCATTCCCTACACCGACCGGCTGAACTACGTCAGCGCGATGATGAACAACGTCGGCTACTGCAAGGCGGTCGAGGAGCTGATCGGGATCGAGATCCCGGAGCGGGCCAAGCTGATCCGGGTCATCGTCTGCGAGATGAACCGGATCATCGACCACTTGGTCGCCACCGGCACCAATATCGTCGACATCGGAGCCCTCACCAATTTTTGGTACTACTTCAACGTCCGCGAGAAGTTCTATGACATCATCGAGAAGCTCTGCGGCGCCCGCTTGACCACGGCCTACACCCGGATCGGCGGCCTGATGCGCGACATCTATCCCGGCTTCGAGGCCGAGATGCGGGCCTGCCTGAAAGAGACCGAGGAGGCCATTCAAGAGGTCACCGGCCTGCTCAACCGCAATAAGATTTTCCTCAACCGGACGGTCGGCGTGGGAGCCTTCGGCCCCGAGGACGCGATCCAGTATGGCTTCACCGGTCCCTGCCTCCGGGCCTCGGGCGTGCCCTACGATTTGCGCAAGGATCATCCCTATTACGATTATGAGACTTACGACTTCGAAGTGGTGGTCGGCGAGCACGGCGATTCCTACGACCGGATCGTGGTCCGCTTCGAGGAAATGCGCCAGAGCGCCCGGATCATCGAGCAGGCCATGGCCCGGCTCAAGCCCGGCCCGATCCTGAGCGACGACAAGCGGGTGGCCTTGCCGCCCAAGGCCGAGGTCTACACCAATATCGAAGCCCTGATGAACCACTTCAAGCTGATCTACGAGGGCATCCGGCCGCCGGCCGGCGAGATTTACAGCGCCACCGAGGCCGCCAACGGTGAGCTCGGCTTTTACATCGTGAGCGACGGCTCGGGCACCCCTTACCGCGTCAAGTGCCGGCCGCCCTGCTTCCCGATCTACCAGGCTTTTCCCAAGATGGTCGAGGGCCGGATGATCTCCGATGCCGTCGCGATCCTGGGCAATTTGAACATCGTGGCGGGGGAGCTGGACCGGTGA
- a CDS encoding NADH-quinone oxidoreductase subunit C, producing MDIELLKNSFPQAISRAYLDKGQAVAVAKPEQLHDLLAALKIEPGFDFNFLMDVVAVDFFGQKPRFEVVYLLYSLKHKQRLRVKVRVEEGQNLPTATDLWASADWAEREVWDMFGIRFDGHPNLKRILLYEGFEGHPLRKDYPQERRQKIPQIEEIP from the coding sequence ATGGATATTGAGCTGTTAAAAAATTCCTTTCCCCAGGCGATCAGCCGGGCCTATCTCGACAAGGGCCAGGCCGTGGCCGTGGCCAAGCCCGAGCAGCTCCACGACCTGTTGGCCGCGCTGAAGATCGAGCCGGGCTTCGATTTCAACTTCCTGATGGACGTGGTCGCCGTCGACTTCTTCGGCCAGAAGCCGCGCTTCGAGGTCGTCTACTTGCTCTATTCCTTGAAGCACAAGCAGCGCCTGCGGGTGAAGGTGAGGGTGGAGGAGGGGCAGAACCTGCCGACCGCCACCGATCTCTGGGCCAGCGCCGACTGGGCCGAGCGCGAGGTTTGGGATATGTTCGGCATCCGTTTCGACGGCCACCCCAACCTGAAACGGATCCTGCTCTACGAGGGCTTCGAGGGCCACCCGCTGCGCAAGGACTACCCGCAGGAACGCCGCCAGAAAATTCCCCAGATCGAGGAGATCCCGTGA
- the nuoE gene encoding NADH-quinone oxidoreductase subunit NuoE, translating into MNAFQYSPENKKRFDEVLRRYPVKRAAMLPALWLVQRQEGWVSPEAMEYVAGLLELAPARVYEVATFYTMFNLHPVGKYHFQVCRTLPCQLMGAERITEHLEKKLNLRCGETDKALRFTLSEVECLGSCGTAPMLQLNDEYHENLTPEKLDALIASLK; encoded by the coding sequence GTGAACGCCTTCCAATACAGCCCCGAGAACAAGAAGCGCTTCGACGAAGTCCTGCGGCGCTATCCGGTGAAGCGGGCCGCGATGCTGCCGGCGCTCTGGCTGGTCCAGCGCCAGGAAGGCTGGGTTTCGCCCGAGGCGATGGAATACGTCGCCGGCCTGCTCGAGCTGGCGCCGGCCCGGGTCTACGAGGTGGCGACCTTCTACACGATGTTCAACCTCCATCCGGTCGGCAAATACCATTTCCAGGTCTGCCGGACCTTGCCTTGCCAGCTGATGGGCGCCGAGAGGATCACCGAGCATTTGGAGAAGAAATTGAATCTGAGGTGCGGCGAGACCGACAAAGCGCTGCGCTTCACCTTGAGCGAGGTCGAGTGCCTCGGCTCCTGCGGCACCGCGCCGATGCTGCAGTTGAACGACGAATATCACGAGAACCTGACGCCGGAGAAATTGGACGCCCTGATCGCGTCGTTGAAATAA
- the nuoH gene encoding NADH-quinone oxidoreductase subunit NuoH → MLVITLKILIPFLILMQILPFLIWLERKGAAYIQDRRGPNRASILGLRLGGLIHSLADVVKLVFKEDIYPTKANKFVYALAPFLAMAVACMTFAVIPWAAPLSLNGQAFSLQAADLSVGILYIFAISSMGVYGIMLAGWGSNNKYSLLGGLRSSSQMISYELTLSLSVVGVLILAGSLDLGTIVADQSEKLWNWNVLRQPLGCLLFIVAAFAETNRLPFDLPEAEAELVAGYHVEYSSLKFALFFMAEYVNMTIASALMATLFFGGWQVPFVATETLRAHATPILYYSVIGFGVISILLGWIILKRKRVANYRDARRFEPKVVGIPAILVGMILVVGQTLLGPVALGSTGSQVAAAAFQFGAFLAKILFFCWVFIWVRWTLPRFRYDQLMQLGWKVMLPLAIVNVAATAAVYLLL, encoded by the coding sequence ATGCTAGTAATCACGCTCAAAATCCTGATTCCCTTCCTGATCCTGATGCAGATCCTGCCTTTCTTGATCTGGCTGGAGCGGAAGGGCGCGGCCTATATCCAGGACCGCCGCGGCCCCAACCGCGCCTCGATCCTGGGCCTCCGCCTCGGCGGCCTCATTCACAGCCTGGCCGACGTGGTGAAGCTGGTCTTCAAGGAAGACATCTACCCGACCAAGGCCAATAAGTTCGTCTACGCTTTGGCCCCCTTCTTGGCGATGGCCGTGGCCTGCATGACCTTCGCGGTCATTCCCTGGGCCGCGCCTTTGTCGCTGAACGGCCAAGCCTTCAGCTTGCAAGCCGCCGACTTGAGCGTCGGCATCCTCTATATTTTCGCGATCTCCTCGATGGGGGTTTACGGCATCATGCTCGCGGGCTGGGGCAGCAACAACAAGTACTCGCTGCTCGGCGGGCTGCGCTCCTCTTCCCAGATGATCAGCTACGAGCTGACCCTGAGCCTCTCGGTGGTCGGGGTGCTGATCCTGGCCGGCAGCCTCGATCTCGGGACCATCGTCGCCGACCAGAGCGAGAAGCTTTGGAATTGGAACGTCCTGCGCCAGCCCTTGGGCTGCCTGCTCTTCATCGTCGCGGCCTTCGCCGAAACCAACCGCTTGCCCTTCGACCTGCCCGAGGCCGAGGCCGAGCTGGTGGCCGGCTATCACGTCGAGTACAGCTCCCTGAAGTTTGCCCTTTTCTTCATGGCTGAGTACGTCAACATGACGATTGCTTCGGCCCTCATGGCGACGCTCTTTTTCGGCGGCTGGCAGGTTCCCTTCGTCGCCACCGAGACCTTGCGGGCCCACGCCACTCCGATTCTCTATTATTCGGTGATCGGCTTTGGGGTGATCTCGATCCTCTTGGGCTGGATTATTCTCAAGCGCAAGCGGGTGGCCAATTACCGCGATGCCCGGCGCTTCGAGCCCAAGGTCGTCGGCATCCCGGCGATCTTGGTGGGCATGATCCTGGTCGTCGGCCAGACCCTCTTGGGCCCGGTCGCCCTGGGCTCGACCGGCTCTCAGGTGGCGGCCGCGGCTTTTCAATTCGGCGCCTTTCTGGCCAAGATTTTGTTCTTCTGTTGGGTTTTCATCTGGGTCCGCTGGACCCTGCCGCGCTTCCGCTACGATCAGTTGATGCAATTGGGCTGGAAGGTGATGCTGCCGCTGGCGATCGTCAACGTGGCGGCGACGGCGGCGGTTTATTTGTTGTTGTAG
- a CDS encoding NADH-quinone oxidoreductase subunit J, translating to MTGFAILFYVLAAMAVISATGVIGFRNPIYSALALVVTLISLAGLYVTLQGNFLGVIQVLTYAGAILVLFIFIIMLLNLEESELHEKGYDWAGKTLLAVSALGLFLALGYVLTRPKLPVAVLPAGFGEVAALGREMFGPWVVPFELAGILLTVALIGAVLLAKRKLETK from the coding sequence ATGACCGGTTTTGCGATTTTATTTTATGTCTTAGCCGCGATGGCGGTGATTTCGGCGACCGGAGTGATCGGCTTCCGGAACCCGATCTACTCGGCGCTCGCGCTGGTGGTGACGCTGATCTCGCTGGCCGGGCTCTACGTCACTTTGCAGGGCAACTTCCTCGGCGTGATCCAGGTGCTGACCTACGCCGGCGCGATCTTGGTTCTTTTCATCTTCATCATCATGCTGCTCAACCTCGAGGAGAGCGAGCTTCACGAGAAGGGGTACGACTGGGCCGGCAAGACCTTGCTCGCCGTCTCGGCCCTCGGCCTTTTTCTGGCCCTGGGCTACGTCCTGACCCGGCCGAAGCTGCCGGTGGCCGTCTTGCCGGCCGGTTTCGGCGAGGTCGCGGCCTTGGGCCGGGAGATGTTCGGCCCCTGGGTGGTGCCCTTCGAGCTGGCCGGGATTCTGCTGACGGTGGCGCTGATCGGCGCGGTGCTCTTGGCCAAAAGGAAATTGGAAACGAAATGA
- a CDS encoding NADH-quinone oxidoreductase subunit A: MEVEFNNYLPLIFVILLGLVFAGLFLLLSYAFGPKKPTASKLDVYECGVPPTGDARERFSVKFFLVAMIFLLFDVEVVFLFPWAVLLKEFKAAGLGVGALASMGFFLFVLTLGLVYEWKRGALDWES; this comes from the coding sequence ATGGAGGTCGAGTTTAATAATTACCTTCCTTTGATCTTCGTGATCCTCTTGGGGCTCGTCTTCGCCGGATTGTTCCTCCTGCTCTCTTATGCCTTCGGTCCCAAGAAGCCGACGGCCAGCAAGCTCGACGTCTACGAGTGCGGTGTCCCCCCGACCGGCGACGCCCGCGAGCGCTTCTCGGTGAAGTTCTTCCTGGTCGCCATGATCTTTTTGCTCTTCGACGTCGAAGTGGTCTTTCTCTTTCCCTGGGCGGTCTTGCTCAAGGAGTTCAAGGCCGCCGGCTTGGGCGTTGGCGCCCTGGCCTCGATGGGCTTCTTCCTCTTCGTCCTGACCCTGGGCTTGGTCTATGAGTGGAAGCGCGGCGCTTTGGATTGGGAGTCTTGA